In the Caminicella sporogenes DSM 14501 genome, one interval contains:
- the pcrA gene encoding DNA helicase PcrA, with translation MDLSTLNDMQRMAVENTEGPLLILAGAGSGKTRVLTHRIAYLIKEKGVFPGNILAITFTNKAASEMKERIEQLIGSIASNMWISTFHSACVRILRRDIEKIGYTRDFVIYDTSDQRTLIKECLKELNMSDKSYPVNYVQGIISSAKDKLQTPEKFINLNYSDFKLRPICDLYSLYQKKLKSNNAMDFDDLIMKTIELFETASDVLKYYQRKFEYIMVDEYQDTNRAQYKLINMLSKVHRNLCVVGDEDQSIYRFRGADIRNILDFEKDFPDAKVIKLEQNYRCTKIILEAANNVIKENVERKHKKLWTNNEEGQKIKYYKAQTENDEASFIANEINKKVKNGDRNYSDFAVLYRTNAQSRVIEDAFMKNNIPYKIIGGLKFYDRKEIKDIIAYLRVIQNPLDDISLLRIINVPKRGIGNRTIEKIREIADQQGEKLFSAILDAAESGMFSKRVTAGLDSFLNIVIKYKENKEQYTVTEIIKNILNETGYIKELEDENSIEARTRIENLQEFLSVAMEFENNSETKSLSEFLEGISLMSDIDNLEDEQNVVVLMTLHSAKGLEFPVVFMAGMEEGIFPSSRSIMDDREIEEERRLCYVGITRAKEELYLTHAFMRTLYGRTNVNPVSRFIDEIPKNLIEEGGEKRNIRGIVKQNFGSKLSLKPMEFMEKRAVNKVDSSEIKPGTKIEHKLFGTGTVITVKGSGEKAELTVAFDKKGVKKLMLGYAPIEIIS, from the coding sequence ATGGATTTATCTACTTTAAATGACATGCAGCGTATGGCTGTTGAAAATACTGAAGGGCCATTGCTTATATTAGCAGGAGCAGGAAGCGGAAAGACTAGAGTGCTTACTCATAGAATTGCTTATTTAATAAAAGAAAAAGGCGTTTTTCCTGGAAATATATTAGCCATAACGTTTACAAATAAAGCTGCATCTGAGATGAAAGAAAGGATTGAACAGCTTATAGGAAGTATAGCATCAAATATGTGGATAAGTACGTTTCATTCGGCTTGTGTCAGAATTCTTCGCAGAGATATTGAAAAAATAGGATATACAAGAGATTTTGTCATATATGATACATCTGACCAAAGAACTCTTATAAAAGAATGTCTTAAAGAGCTTAATATGAGCGATAAATCTTATCCAGTAAATTATGTTCAAGGGATAATAAGCAGTGCTAAAGATAAGCTTCAAACACCAGAAAAATTTATAAATCTTAATTATAGTGATTTTAAATTAAGACCAATATGCGACCTTTACAGTCTTTATCAAAAGAAATTAAAAAGCAATAATGCAATGGATTTTGATGATTTAATAATGAAAACTATAGAGCTTTTTGAAACTGCTTCAGATGTACTCAAGTACTATCAGAGAAAGTTTGAATACATAATGGTAGATGAGTATCAAGATACAAATAGGGCACAGTATAAACTTATCAATATGTTGTCAAAAGTACATAGAAATCTATGTGTAGTGGGAGATGAGGACCAGTCAATTTATCGCTTTCGTGGAGCTGACATAAGAAATATTCTTGATTTTGAAAAAGATTTTCCAGATGCTAAAGTTATAAAACTAGAGCAGAACTACCGCTGTACAAAAATTATACTTGAAGCGGCAAATAATGTCATAAAGGAAAATGTTGAAAGAAAGCATAAAAAACTTTGGACTAACAATGAGGAAGGTCAAAAGATTAAATATTATAAAGCACAAACAGAAAATGATGAAGCTAGTTTTATAGCAAATGAGATTAATAAAAAAGTAAAGAATGGAGATAGAAATTATAGTGATTTTGCAGTTTTATATAGAACTAATGCACAGTCACGAGTTATAGAAGATGCTTTTATGAAAAATAATATACCTTATAAAATTATTGGCGGTTTAAAGTTCTATGATAGGAAAGAAATAAAGGACATTATAGCTTATCTTAGAGTAATACAAAATCCTCTAGATGATATAAGTCTTTTAAGAATAATAAATGTTCCTAAAAGGGGCATAGGAAATAGGACAATAGAAAAAATTAGAGAAATAGCAGACCAGCAAGGTGAAAAGCTTTTTAGTGCTATACTTGACGCAGCAGAATCAGGTATGTTTTCAAAGAGAGTAACTGCTGGATTAGATTCATTTTTAAATATAGTTATTAAATACAAAGAAAATAAAGAGCAGTATACAGTTACAGAAATAATTAAAAATATATTAAATGAAACTGGCTATATTAAAGAATTGGAAGATGAAAATTCAATAGAGGCAAGAACTAGAATAGAAAACCTTCAAGAATTTCTTTCTGTTGCAATGGAATTTGAAAACAATTCTGAAACAAAATCTTTATCAGAGTTTTTAGAAGGAATATCATTGATGTCAGATATAGATAATCTTGAAGATGAACAAAATGTAGTAGTTCTCATGACACTTCATAGTGCTAAAGGTTTGGAGTTTCCAGTTGTATTTATGGCAGGAATGGAAGAAGGTATTTTTCCAAGTTCAAGGTCAATTATGGATGATAGAGAAATTGAAGAAGAAAGAAGATTGTGCTATGTCGGCATTACAAGGGCGAAGGAGGAACTCTATCTAACCCATGCTTTTATGAGAACTTTATATGGCAGAACAAATGTGAATCCTGTATCGAGATTTATAGACGAAATACCAAAGAATTTAATAGAGGAAGGCGGAGAAAAAAGAAATATTAGAGGTATAGTAAAGCAAAATTTTGGCAGTAAATTAAGTCTTAAACCTATGGAATTTATGGAAAAAAGAGCAGTAAATAAAGTTGACTCCTCTGAAATAAAACCGGGAACAAAGATTGAACATAAATTATTTGGTACAGGTACAGTAATAACTGTCAAAGGCTCGGGAGAGAAGGCAGAACTTACTGTAGCTTTTGATAAAAAGGGAGTTAAAAAACTCATGCTTGGGTATGCACCAATTGAAATAATAAGTTAA
- a CDS encoding CapA family protein encodes MFKKLKLFLCTLIIFHLITIPIFAQEKIVKISLAGDVLLAGNIGKLIETYGSNYPWEHVKNIFKSSDLSIVNLETSIGINGKPYPNKKYTFQAKPEALLGLLDAGIDGVSIANNHTLDYGIKGFMDTLKNLERLNIQYAGGGRNIEDAKKAVIWDIKGIKIGFLAFSRVIPNVNWYAGENKPGLLGAYDCHADDILNLVKTVKKDVDFLIVSIHWGKELKSYPQLSDTIFAKKLIDSGADCIMGHHPHVLQGIQFYKNRPIIYSLGNFIFSSKSKQCRQSIIFNLEICKDGIVDTNIIPISIKNGQPIPFENQFEIINNLNILSKNWNTKFFENGKIQGNISYISPKENTLKNINSSTESNTKSGKNTLLEFSTNFIKKLNSIKLTVSKNIKTILNKML; translated from the coding sequence ATGTTTAAAAAACTAAAATTATTTTTATGTACTTTAATAATTTTTCATCTTATTACTATTCCCATATTTGCACAAGAAAAAATAGTTAAAATCTCCCTAGCAGGTGATGTTCTTCTTGCAGGAAATATTGGAAAATTAATAGAAACTTACGGAAGTAATTATCCGTGGGAACATGTAAAAAACATATTTAAATCAAGCGACCTTTCTATAGTCAATCTTGAAACTTCTATAGGTATAAATGGTAAACCGTATCCTAACAAAAAATATACTTTTCAGGCAAAGCCTGAAGCTCTACTTGGTTTATTAGATGCTGGAATTGATGGAGTGTCTATTGCCAATAATCATACTTTAGACTATGGAATAAAAGGCTTTATGGACACGTTGAAAAATCTGGAAAGATTAAATATACAATATGCTGGTGGTGGGAGAAATATTGAAGACGCTAAAAAAGCTGTCATCTGGGATATAAAAGGTATTAAAATTGGTTTTTTAGCCTTTTCAAGAGTCATACCAAATGTAAATTGGTATGCTGGAGAAAACAAACCCGGACTACTTGGAGCTTATGACTGTCATGCAGATGATATTTTAAATCTTGTAAAAACAGTTAAAAAAGATGTAGATTTTCTAATAGTATCCATACACTGGGGAAAAGAATTGAAATCATATCCACAATTATCAGATACTATTTTTGCAAAAAAATTGATTGACAGTGGAGCAGACTGTATAATGGGACATCATCCCCATGTACTACAGGGTATACAATTTTATAAAAACAGACCTATAATCTATAGTCTTGGAAATTTTATATTCAGCTCAAAAAGTAAACAATGCAGACAGTCAATAATTTTTAATTTGGAAATATGTAAAGATGGAATTGTAGATACTAATATAATTCCCATTTCTATAAAAAACGGTCAGCCTATTCCTTTTGAAAATCAATTTGAAATAATAAATAATTTAAACATTTTATCTAAAAATTGGAATACAAAATTTTTTGAAAATGGTAAAATACAAGGAAATATATCTTACATATCTCCTAAAGAAAACACTTTAAAAAATATCAATTCCTCAACTGAAAGCAATACAAAAAGTGGTAAAAATACATTGCTTGAATTTTCTACTAATTTCATAAAAAAATTAAATTCTATAAAATTAACTGTATCTAAAAACATAAAAACTATTTTAAATAAAATGCTTTAA